From Alphaproteobacteria bacterium, a single genomic window includes:
- a CDS encoding sulfurtransferase — protein sequence MSETLNGFGPLVSTAWLADHLDHPGVRVLDCTVTLHPLPGGDMRAETGLAAFEDAHIPGAGFADLIRDLSDTGSPLRFTLPPAEAFAAALGRLGVGNGTHLVLYADVAHWATRLWWMLRHYGFDMAGVLDGGLHAWTAEGRPLERGAAQPVAAQSLTLGQTRGLFCDLAAIRDAIGAGDILTVNALTEEQHSGGGTHYGRPGRIPGSVCVAARSLTDPAAHHRFRPLEALRQDFAAVGALAKPQVITYCGGGIAATGDAFVLHLLGQDHVRVYDASLQEWAKSDQPMETG from the coding sequence ATGAGCGAAACGCTGAATGGGTTCGGCCCGCTGGTCTCCACCGCGTGGCTGGCCGACCACCTCGACCATCCCGGCGTGCGCGTGCTCGACTGCACCGTGACGCTGCACCCGCTGCCGGGGGGCGACATGCGGGCGGAAACCGGTTTGGCCGCGTTCGAGGACGCGCACATCCCCGGCGCCGGCTTCGCCGACCTGATCCGCGACCTGAGCGACACCGGCAGCCCGCTGCGCTTCACCCTGCCGCCGGCGGAGGCGTTTGCGGCGGCGCTGGGGCGGCTCGGCGTCGGCAACGGCACGCATCTGGTGCTGTATGCGGACGTGGCGCACTGGGCGACGCGGCTCTGGTGGATGCTGCGCCATTACGGCTTCGACATGGCCGGCGTGCTGGATGGCGGCCTGCACGCCTGGACCGCCGAGGGCCGGCCGCTGGAACGCGGCGCGGCCCAACCGGTGGCGGCCCAATCCCTGACGCTCGGCCAAACCCGCGGCCTGTTCTGCGACCTGGCCGCGATCCGCGACGCCATCGGCGCCGGCGACATCCTGACCGTCAACGCCCTGACGGAAGAGCAGCACAGCGGCGGCGGCACCCATTACGGCCGGCCCGGCCGTATTCCCGGCAGCGTCTGCGTCGCCGCCCGCAGCCTGACCGATCCGGCCGCCCACCACCGCTTCCGCCCGCTGGAGGCGTTGCGGCAGGACTTTGCCGCGGTGGGTGCGCTCGCCAAGCCCCAGGTCATCACCTATTGCGGCGGCGGCATCGCGGCGACCGGCGACGCCTTCGTCCTGCACCTGCTGGGCCAGGACCATGTCCGGGTCTACGACGCCAGCCTGCAGGAATGGGCCAAAAGCGACCAGCCGATGGAGACGGGGTAG